ATGAGCAATTAGTCATGGAAGATTGGGTCCCATAAATCTTGACTCATCACGCCCATAGAAAAATTCTCTCTCCTTTCAAGGGCATCCTAAAAGTGACTTTGAATAAGAGATGAGACCTATTTTGGACACAATAGGGTTAGATACATGTttagccaaaaagaaaaaaagtttttgatgtgGTTTTCTTTCTTAACAAACACGCTTAAAAGACAGagcttctttattctttttaagcccaaaggcACGGGTCAATCAATGAGTAAGGAAGaactttatataaatatatatatatatatatatatatatatttttttttaataataatgatagaatttgaaatttatgaCTTCTATTTTATAATGATTAGTATTTATCATTAAACAAAAGCACTAatgagtttgtttgtttgtgatttttttataatttttttttctaagtctgcattttagtcctttattcaatgataaaaaaaaaaaaataaaaaaaaaattaaaaaaaaaaaaaaaatttaaaagtagaACCATACATAAGAACTAATCTTAAAGTTAGAATATGCAATTTGACAAATTCTAAAGAGGAATACTGCTAGTAATGGACATTGGCCAAGGGCATCATAATTACTGTGATAGTCTTATTTTGACTTGTTCATATGCGTAAGCTCCACTACTTTTCGTGCTACAAGAATAAATAGATAGATGAGGTGGAGTCCAAAAAACACAATTATGGGAGTAATTAGTGTACAATGATATAACTGTGGTAAGATGCCTAGCAtttcataaaaaacaaaaacacagaaaaaaaaaaaaggtgcctAGCATTTCACTCTAAGTAGGTACAACACAAGAAGACAAAGCAAATGACAGTAAAAGATAGTTCTAGACTCATAAACATAAAGTGATCATTATTgtaaggaaaaatatatattgtctCAAAGTTTTGTACTTGACCCATCTCCACCAAAAGGCAATGGATTGAATATTCTAACTCTCTCTATCTTGGTGACATAGATAGAAGAGAGACCAAGCcctaaaatatcaatttagtaTCCATTACTTTTTTTGGCAAGTCCAATGAACTGATGACTTGTTTTTCTGtgaacaaaaggaaaataaactTTACCTACCCATTAGAACTTTGCAGCATGTGAATGCTTTATTATGATTTTACAATGCTACTATAATTGTAGTTTTGCTTTGCCTAAAGAGGCATTTTCTCCCTATCTTTAAATGCCCTTGCATAAGTTATATAGGTGGACCAATATTATTTGTGACAAActgtaattttcctttttaagtgAAAGAGGTCCAACCACTGCTATGTGGTGTGTCCCCTTAACCCATGAGCTTGTGGGTAGGTTGGGCTACTTGATATTTTGCAATTTGGACTCAAATAGAGAGAGGAAGTCTTCTTAGGAATGgttttttgactttttctaACCAATAAAgattattagttttattttatttattatgctcCCTTTCTTCaataaaggaataaaaaataaaatggtacattactttttaaatgttattaaattttcaGGCGTGCTTCATTAAaaccttaaactttaaaaatgttttatttaaaccctctcttattttttctataaacCTCGTTAACATTATGTCATCAaatggtttaatttattttaaaatttgaggtCTAAAGAAAACTTCCCAGaaggtttaaataaaattatgtgaAACTAAGTGTGTAATGGTATTTTGAGtagtttgtttctcaaaaaaaaaaaaaaatatatatatatatattatgtgaaactataaagtttaaatgaacatttaaaaaaaaaaaaaaaaactttaaggattgaaaaacacattttgaaaGTTGAAGATTtagatttaaatgaaatatacgGTACCCAAAAGTCTAAGGTGGGGGAAATGCTGAAGAAAATTTCCTTATCACTATTTCAGTAGAATGAAATTGTAGTGGATGTTTACAAATTTACTAGTTGCTCCAATCAAACTAATAGTGGGTAATGAATGGTTCAAGATAGCTGATGGCTCACGCATGTGGAAGAATGGAGGGCAGTTCCAGCATGTCTtgtgtggtgtatttggagggaacgTAATTGACGCACATTTGATGGAAAGGGACTTTCACTGACTAATCTTAAGTTTCTCTTCCTGAAGACTTTTTTCGAATGGGCATCCCAGTCTCTCACACTTTCTATGCACCCCTTAATTGAGTTTCTAGATTCTTTATGCCTTTGATGTTGATACAAAGgctttgatattttttgtttatgtttttgtctttattttttttgatactgGTGTACTCCTgaatacgttttttttttttaaaagtatttcaATGAAgttcaattacataaaaaaatttaaattaaaattaaaattaaaaaaaagggggttgaggttcaaacttcaaacataCCATGagatgaaatttcttttatcatGTGAAACTGGAAATTTTATCCTTTTAAccttaaaaataattgttcaaaAGTACCCCCTTAACACACCTAGCATCACTTTTGTCTTGAGCAGAGGCAACACTGCGATACCCAGATGAGCTTTCTAGTCTCATCTCCTATCATAACAACCCCGCATGATGGGATAAatgattggtaagttacacgTTAATAGGTAAGTTTTGTAGCCAAGACCGAAGTGTTATTTgaactagagctcattggcaaatTAAGACattaaaaaaaggggaaaatcAATACAGTAACATTACTagttctaaaaattttatttgtttatgggaaaaagaaactttttatgagaaaagaaaaaaagtaattaatgttttttacGGCTTTCTATATTCTCCATGAAAGTTGTaccaaaactttcctaaaatgatttattaacaattactcTAAGGGCATCTATTAACATTACTCTTTTGTTTATTTCCATCTTCTATGTGAGATAAGCCagaaaagcaaaacaaactcTACATAATTTTGATGAACAATATTAAAGATCAGCTTAAACGGAAAATTAACTTCCAGATCACAACATAGCACACAAAATAAACCATCTAACTTTTGACAGGATGAATATGGGTTCTAGTTAGATTGCTATGATACCTTTCTTGGTGAAATCTCCAGTTGTATCTTTACAGAACTAAAACTGGGTTAAGTTGTACTCAAGTGATCAGCTTGAAACTGTCTTAACAGCTGTAGAGACTGATGATAGAGATTTAAATCGATGCCATCAACATTCCTACCCACACGTGCCTGCAATATTGCCTGAAAAGAAACAGCTAGTTAGACCTTACAGCTTACTATCTATATATTTGACCGTGTATGAATGTGAAGAGAGAGAGCTGCCATAAGCCTACAACCAATGATGCAAGCATCCTACCTCATCATCAGGTTGGATAAGGAGTTCACCAATGAATTGGTAGATAGAACCGACTCGAAAGCTGAGGTCcctcaaatgctgagtgttgaTCTTCAGCTTGGCATTTCCATCAACAACTATGGCTATGGCTGTCTCAACAGAATACTCTTGCAACCTGTTGGGATACAAGTTATACCAAGAAATCCAATgacattatattatttaaaagcAATCAATAATAAAGATGATACATATATATGTTGCAATCATCCAGCCACCGATACAATCACAACCAATGAATAATTGCAAAGGTATTACAGAATTATATGAATCAGTTGACCTTTTCCAATAATTAACATCTGTAAGAATATGAGTCCTATATTTAAGAAATTAGCATCAACAAATGGAATAACCATTATATGCAAGCACATGGAGATTGAAGACACCCGTAATTGCTAGCACAGACCAACTAGATCCCTCAATCATAAAGCACACTGATTGGATGGTAATGAGTTACTATGC
This genomic stretch from Quercus lobata isolate SW786 chromosome 3, ValleyOak3.0 Primary Assembly, whole genome shotgun sequence harbors:
- the LOC115979570 gene encoding CST complex subunit TEN1; this translates as MESSAIKSGALVSLQDLHQSSPFFKQGASLRVTGKLQEYSVETAIAIVVDGNAKLKINTQHLRDLSFRVGSIYQFIGELLIQPDDEAILQARVGRNVDGIDLNLYHQSLQLLRQFQADHLSTT